A stretch of the Saccharolobus caldissimus genome encodes the following:
- the dgoD gene encoding galactonate dehydratase — protein sequence MKIKDIKVYLVNAVWRNFVITKIDTDDGITGYGEGTMGDFEKTVEAAIYDFKPFLIGREVNIQEIYNFLYRHFFWRGGPILMTAISAIEQALWDILGKSVNKPIYELLGGKVRDSVRVYANGFISGDRPAEEFAKAVREMVERGFTAVKIDPFGGSGPQINTGDLEKAKDRLKAIRDSVGYDIDIMIDAHGRFNPTSAIKVANTISRFEPYWLEEPVPEEDIKALKYVKERSPIPIASGERVVNKYRYREFLEERPVDIIQPDVCHVGGIWALREIASMAETYYVSVAPHNPNGPIATAATLNLMLNISNSLIMEFWVDADSVRRSLLEDYFIIKKSYIYPSNKPGLGIEVNEEVLDKYPYKKLHLEFYY from the coding sequence GTGAAGATAAAGGATATCAAGGTTTATCTAGTAAATGCAGTATGGAGAAATTTTGTAATAACTAAAATTGATACTGATGATGGGATAACTGGTTATGGAGAGGGAACTATGGGAGATTTTGAGAAAACAGTGGAGGCTGCAATATATGATTTTAAGCCATTCTTAATAGGGAGAGAAGTAAATATACAAGAAATTTATAATTTTCTATATAGACACTTTTTCTGGAGAGGAGGTCCAATATTAATGACAGCAATTAGTGCTATAGAACAAGCCCTATGGGATATATTAGGTAAAAGCGTTAATAAGCCAATATATGAATTATTAGGAGGTAAAGTTAGGGATTCAGTAAGAGTATATGCTAATGGTTTTATATCTGGCGATAGACCAGCAGAGGAATTTGCAAAAGCTGTCAGAGAAATGGTAGAAAGGGGATTTACAGCAGTAAAAATAGATCCTTTCGGAGGTTCTGGTCCCCAGATAAATACTGGGGATCTTGAGAAGGCTAAAGACAGATTAAAGGCAATAAGAGATTCCGTAGGATATGATATAGACATAATGATTGACGCGCACGGAAGATTTAATCCCACTTCCGCTATTAAGGTAGCTAATACTATTTCGAGATTTGAACCATACTGGTTAGAAGAACCAGTACCTGAGGAAGATATAAAAGCATTAAAATACGTTAAGGAAAGATCCCCCATACCCATAGCAAGTGGTGAGAGGGTAGTTAATAAATACAGATATAGAGAATTCCTTGAAGAGAGACCAGTAGATATTATACAACCAGATGTATGTCATGTGGGAGGAATTTGGGCATTAAGAGAAATCGCATCGATGGCCGAGACCTATTATGTTTCTGTCGCTCCTCATAATCCTAATGGACCTATAGCAACTGCAGCCACGTTAAATTTAATGCTAAATATAAGTAATTCCCTAATAATGGAATTTTGGGTAGATGCGGATTCTGTGAGAAGATCTTTGCTAGAAGATTATTTTATAATTAAAAAATCCTATATTTACCCATCTAATAAACCAGGTTTGGGAATAGAAGTGAATGAAGAGGTCTTAGACAAATATCCTTATAAGAAATTACATTTAGAGTTTTATTATTAA
- a CDS encoding AbrB/MazE/SpoVT family DNA-binding domain-containing protein → MERRRVKVYKKGIIVIPKEIREKLGIKEGDIIELVVNGDKISIEKPATLLDLFGVDGDEAVEIAKEIIKERRKEVEREIRF, encoded by the coding sequence ATGGAAAGACGTAGAGTAAAGGTTTATAAGAAAGGAATAATAGTTATTCCTAAAGAAATTAGGGAAAAGCTTGGAATAAAAGAGGGAGATATAATAGAATTAGTTGTTAATGGAGATAAGATAAGCATAGAAAAGCCTGCAACTCTTTTAGATCTTTTTGGCGTAGACGGAGATGAAGCTGTGGAAATTGCCAAGGAGATAATTAAGGAAAGGAGGAAAGAAGTTGAAAGAGAAATACGTTTTTGA
- a CDS encoding AAA family ATPase: MWFIYGPPTPNPFGRDQEINTLVKFMKNGQPVSLIGPRRIGKTSILLASLNRSSLPYVLISIEEFIRGEKGFNFAEFISAYISNITTITYSFAGYKFQFLEKTKSYLKQIRELIGAIKITLNLPELTTLIDVVLDKAQKGKNLSEEFSKALDLPQILAEKFGIERIVIALDEFQYLKLAKQTSPEIFHIMRSKWQFHKNVTYIISGSATGMLREIINTKDQPFYQFFYLMRVNPFDEEKSKEFLKRGFEVEKVNVSDKEVEDIVSYVDGFPAWLNLVGIKVVVERKPISVILNSLPYDDNVVNAIEGDLRKLSPSARSVLRKLANLGGKGRPKDLGDNIWAVNRALTQLMRYGYVEKEERGVYRILDPMIVHYLANR; encoded by the coding sequence ATGTGGTTCATCTACGGACCTCCAACTCCAAATCCATTTGGAAGGGATCAAGAGATAAATACTTTAGTAAAATTTATGAAGAATGGTCAACCGGTAAGCTTAATAGGTCCAAGAAGGATTGGAAAAACCTCTATATTGCTGGCATCTCTTAATAGATCTTCTTTACCTTATGTTCTAATTTCAATAGAGGAGTTTATCAGGGGAGAGAAGGGTTTCAATTTCGCGGAATTTATCTCAGCATACATAAGTAATATTACTACAATAACGTACTCTTTTGCGGGCTATAAATTCCAATTCTTAGAAAAGACGAAGAGCTATTTAAAACAAATAAGGGAATTAATAGGTGCAATTAAGATAACCCTTAATTTACCAGAATTAACGACACTGATAGACGTAGTATTAGATAAGGCACAGAAGGGTAAAAATTTAAGCGAGGAGTTTTCCAAGGCTTTAGACTTACCTCAGATATTAGCTGAGAAGTTCGGTATCGAAAGGATAGTAATAGCCTTAGATGAATTCCAGTACCTTAAATTAGCTAAGCAAACTTCTCCCGAAATATTTCACATAATGAGAAGTAAATGGCAATTCCACAAGAACGTAACTTACATCATTTCTGGTTCTGCAACTGGAATGCTTAGGGAAATCATAAACACTAAGGATCAGCCTTTTTACCAATTCTTTTACCTTATGAGAGTAAACCCATTTGATGAGGAGAAATCTAAGGAGTTCCTTAAGAGGGGATTTGAGGTTGAAAAAGTTAATGTTAGTGATAAGGAGGTAGAGGATATAGTATCATACGTAGACGGATTTCCAGCGTGGCTAAACTTAGTCGGGATAAAAGTCGTTGTTGAGAGAAAACCCATTAGCGTAATTTTAAATAGTTTACCCTATGACGATAACGTAGTTAACGCAATAGAGGGTGATTTAAGGAAACTTTCCCCTTCTGCAAGGTCTGTTTTAAGAAAGTTGGCAAATTTAGGTGGTAAGGGAAGACCTAAGGATTTAGGGGATAACATATGGGCTGTGAATAGGGCTTTAACACAACTCATGAGATACGGCTACGTGGAAAAAGAGGAGAGAGGAGTATACAGAATATTAGATCCCATGATAGTACATTATTTAGCTAATAGGTAG
- a CDS encoding cyclase family protein — MESILAHFLTLFQYESISESSYKIKRIQSILKLIQRGEIIELGKTIKNGMYYFAHGPIYISKHLNYDDAKRRYRDLDIPEGTGFANVRLNMCDHSGTHIDALNHVSERGKLFGGIDIKTMRADVDGYKDLDVTTIPPIITRAIFFNVSDIGLEREVTSEDLQKRLRVSVEKGDAAIIYTGFSKDGAEEEPGIGLDAAKWLVSKGFGLVGSDSPRTEYVRKGSKSYLPVHRYLIAENGIPIIDNMYLEALAKLLGDRQEFVLIILPLRLSGATASPLNPIALL; from the coding sequence ATGGAATCAATTCTCGCTCACTTCCTTACTCTCTTCCAATATGAAAGTATTAGCGAAAGTTCATATAAGATTAAGAGGATTCAAAGTATTTTAAAGTTAATACAGAGAGGTGAGATAATAGAACTGGGAAAGACCATAAAGAACGGAATGTATTATTTCGCTCATGGCCCGATTTACATAAGTAAGCATTTAAATTATGATGATGCTAAAAGGAGATATAGGGATTTAGATATACCGGAGGGGACAGGTTTTGCTAATGTTAGACTTAATATGTGTGACCATTCTGGAACTCATATAGATGCGTTAAATCATGTATCCGAAAGGGGTAAATTATTTGGTGGGATTGATATAAAGACCATGAGAGCTGATGTGGACGGGTATAAAGATTTAGATGTTACTACAATACCCCCAATAATTACTAGGGCTATCTTCTTTAACGTATCAGATATAGGTTTGGAAAGAGAGGTTACAAGTGAAGATTTACAAAAGAGATTAAGGGTTAGTGTGGAGAAGGGGGATGCAGCCATCATATACACGGGTTTTAGCAAAGATGGGGCAGAAGAAGAGCCCGGGATAGGATTAGATGCGGCTAAGTGGTTAGTTAGTAAGGGTTTTGGATTAGTAGGGAGTGACTCACCAAGGACTGAATACGTAAGAAAGGGAAGTAAAAGTTACTTACCAGTTCATAGGTATTTAATTGCTGAAAACGGAATACCTATTATAGATAATATGTATTTAGAGGCGCTGGCTAAGCTCCTAGGGGATAGGCAGGAGTTTGTGCTAATAATATTACCACTTAGATTAAGCGGGGCTACTGCATCTCCGTTAAACCCCATAGCCTTACTTTAA
- a CDS encoding LLM class flavin-dependent oxidoreductase codes for MMDKIKPELFWVVDYYPDSGISKGEYYEQIAKEVEYAEKLGYRGIWIAEHHFIDYGIVPSAPIYLTYLASRTSRIRLGPAVSTIVFRNPIQVAEEYSLLDTLSKGRLNLAVGSGYLKHEFAGFNVPPEIKREIFDEALDIIIRLMKGEKITVNGKYFKYENIGINVLPLQKPHPPIWIAVLRAEAAYHVGKKGFNLMMIPYATVDKIDDIMPVVNSFREGLKESKSEEKELSLSFHTHVANSFHDAVETSKEYLHRYVFSRLYAKRRTLDELYGSGLLLFGSPEDVANQIYKIYKLARSNRLMFLVDYGMKPYDMVIDVLTKIREKVAKHLEGKGILLDFAD; via the coding sequence ATGATGGATAAAATAAAACCAGAACTATTTTGGGTTGTAGATTATTACCCAGATTCGGGTATTTCAAAGGGAGAATATTACGAACAAATAGCTAAGGAAGTGGAATATGCTGAGAAATTGGGATATAGAGGGATCTGGATAGCGGAACACCACTTCATAGATTACGGAATAGTCCCATCAGCCCCAATATATTTAACATATTTAGCGAGTAGAACGAGCAGAATAAGATTAGGACCAGCAGTCTCTACAATAGTGTTCAGAAATCCCATACAGGTAGCTGAGGAATACTCATTACTAGATACTCTCTCTAAGGGAAGATTAAATTTAGCAGTAGGTAGTGGGTATTTAAAACACGAATTCGCAGGCTTTAACGTCCCTCCCGAAATTAAAAGGGAAATATTTGATGAAGCCCTAGATATAATTATTAGGCTAATGAAAGGTGAGAAGATTACCGTTAATGGGAAGTATTTTAAATACGAAAATATTGGAATAAATGTATTACCCTTACAAAAGCCTCATCCTCCCATATGGATAGCAGTACTTAGAGCTGAGGCTGCCTACCATGTGGGAAAGAAGGGATTTAACTTAATGATGATACCTTATGCCACAGTAGATAAGATTGACGATATAATGCCAGTTGTAAATTCCTTCAGAGAGGGTCTTAAAGAGAGTAAAAGTGAGGAAAAAGAGCTATCCCTTTCTTTCCACACCCACGTAGCTAACTCATTCCACGATGCAGTTGAGACTTCTAAAGAGTATCTACATAGATACGTATTCTCAAGACTTTACGCTAAGAGAAGAACCCTAGATGAATTATACGGCAGTGGGTTATTATTATTCGGTAGCCCAGAAGACGTTGCAAATCAGATCTACAAGATATATAAGTTAGCTAGATCGAATAGGCTCATGTTCCTAGTCGATTACGGAATGAAACCATACGATATGGTTATTGACGTTTTAACTAAAATAAGAGAAAAAGTGGCTAAACACTTAGAAGGTAAAGGAATCTTGTTGGACTTTGCTGATTAA
- a CDS encoding homogentisate 1,2-dioxygenase produces MVFYYKQGEVPKKRHTVFMKDNLLLREEVFGLNGFSGRYSLLYHLNPPTRIAKVGEWRNNVIEEWKDSGYRHHKFSTGKLRKSNDVFLDRIPLIFNEDVVISYAKMDEGESKLFYRNADFDEVYYVQEGEAEFRSVFGSIELIQGDYLVVPRGTTYTFNFKRYSELLVIEGRQVEIPRQYRNDYGQLVEGSFYYNRDIKLPNLKTFNEKGDYNLVVKTSQGFQFVVLDYHPFDVIGWDGYLYPFALNVYDLEPITGKLHQPPTVYTTFTANNFVICTFVPRLFDYHPDSVPISYYHDNVDADEILFYSSGQFMSRRGISKGDITLHRGGHVHGPQPGAVESSLSKRGSYNDEVAVMVETQRRVKLTYYAKEVDDPSYPLSWYIP; encoded by the coding sequence ATGGTATTTTATTATAAGCAAGGTGAAGTTCCAAAGAAGAGGCATACGGTTTTCATGAAGGATAATTTGTTACTAAGAGAGGAAGTGTTCGGCTTAAATGGATTTAGCGGTAGATATTCTCTACTTTATCACTTAAATCCGCCTACTAGAATAGCGAAAGTTGGAGAATGGAGGAATAATGTAATTGAGGAATGGAAGGACTCGGGGTATAGACATCATAAGTTTTCAACGGGTAAACTAAGGAAGTCTAATGATGTGTTTTTAGATAGAATTCCTCTAATCTTTAATGAGGATGTTGTAATATCTTACGCTAAGATGGACGAGGGGGAAAGTAAATTATTCTATAGGAATGCTGACTTCGATGAGGTTTATTACGTTCAAGAGGGCGAAGCTGAGTTTAGGAGCGTTTTCGGAAGTATAGAATTAATTCAAGGAGATTACCTCGTAGTTCCTAGGGGAACTACTTATACGTTTAATTTCAAGAGATATTCTGAATTACTCGTAATAGAGGGCAGACAGGTTGAAATACCCAGACAGTATAGGAATGATTACGGGCAATTAGTTGAAGGATCTTTTTACTATAATAGGGATATAAAACTACCTAATTTAAAGACGTTTAATGAGAAGGGAGATTATAACTTAGTGGTAAAAACTTCTCAAGGCTTTCAATTTGTTGTTTTAGATTATCATCCCTTTGATGTTATAGGTTGGGACGGGTACCTTTACCCGTTTGCGTTAAACGTCTATGATTTAGAACCAATTACGGGTAAGCTACATCAACCCCCAACCGTATATACTACTTTCACTGCAAATAATTTCGTAATATGTACTTTTGTTCCTAGACTATTTGATTATCATCCCGATTCTGTTCCGATATCTTATTATCATGATAACGTGGATGCAGATGAGATATTATTTTACTCTTCTGGACAATTCATGAGCAGGAGGGGGATTTCAAAAGGAGATATAACGCTACATAGGGGTGGACATGTTCACGGTCCTCAGCCTGGAGCTGTTGAGTCGAGTTTAAGTAAAAGGGGAAGTTATAATGATGAGGTTGCAGTGATGGTAGAAACTCAGAGGAGAGTTAAGCTTACATATTACGCTAAAGAGGTGGATGATCCTTCATATCCCTTATCTTGGTATATTCCATAA
- a CDS encoding aldehyde dehydrogenase family protein — MITIIGKEKVDSENKIPATEEVIGYVLSLDREDIRKVIDLFKGKVPERGYHFPSVILRLPPFSVVKEEVFGPILTVILIEEEVVNIANSTQYGLTESIFASNFSRTYEIASKIEANTVIINDTTGLRWDDLSFIRFKKSEMERESIIDTMLEMTKSKLIAYSR; from the coding sequence ATGATAACCATTATAGGTAAGGAGAAAGTGGATAGTGAAAATAAGATCCCCGCCACTGAGGAGGTAATTGGCTATGTTCTATCTTTAGATAGAGAAGATATTAGAAAAGTTATAGACTTATTTAAAGGAAAAGTTCCAGAAAGGGGATATCATTTCCCATCTGTAATTTTACGTTTACCTCCTTTTTCAGTAGTTAAAGAGGAGGTTTTCGGACCTATCCTTACAGTAATTCTAATTGAGGAGGAAGTTGTAAATATAGCTAACTCCACTCAATATGGTTTGACTGAATCCATTTTTGCGTCTAATTTTTCGAGGACATATGAAATAGCGTCAAAAATTGAGGCTAATACTGTAATAATAAACGATACTACTGGGCTAAGATGGGACGACTTATCTTTCATAAGATTTAAGAAAAGTGAAATGGAAAGGGAAAGCATAATCGATACTATGTTAGAGATGACTAAGTCTAAATTAATAGCTTATTCGAGGTGA
- a CDS encoding transposase, translating into MNYSKKPKWDVILLLKTLLIKFIYHISWNNLEGEIRDSKMFMKFLGGKVPPKSTVFFFYKRLQETVVDGGKMRTTLMNKQGLRQGDQRV; encoded by the coding sequence TTGAATTACTCCAAGAAGCCCAAATGGGACGTCATATTACTCCTCAAAACACTCTTAATCAAGTTCATCTACCACATCTCTTGGAATAACCTAGAGGGAGAAATTAGGGACAGTAAAATGTTCATGAAATTCTTGGGTGGGAAAGTCCCACCAAAGAGCACAGTATTCTTCTTCTACAAGAGATTACAAGAAACAGTTGTCGATGGGGGAAAAATGCGGACAACCCTAATGAATAAACAAGGCCTTAGACAAGGTGATCAAAGAGTATAG
- a CDS encoding type II toxin-antitoxin system VapC family toxin: MKEKYVFDAGPLSLLFAGRKEVKKYFEEMYRGSAIIYMSEVNLAEFLYIYISKKGKDIGIARHRYIRNSPIKIISPNERITESAALLKSKYSYLSLADAFLIATAKEIKGKVITTDEDIEKTKEVETITIPLD, from the coding sequence TTGAAAGAGAAATACGTTTTTGATGCAGGACCTCTATCCTTATTATTCGCCGGAAGAAAAGAAGTTAAAAAGTATTTTGAAGAAATGTATAGGGGCAGTGCAATAATTTATATGAGTGAAGTAAATTTAGCTGAATTTCTCTACATTTATATTTCAAAGAAGGGAAAAGATATTGGAATAGCTAGACATAGATACATTAGAAATTCTCCAATCAAAATAATATCTCCTAATGAAAGAATAACTGAAAGTGCTGCACTATTAAAGAGCAAATATTCCTATTTATCTCTAGCTGATGCATTTCTAATAGCTACGGCAAAGGAAATTAAAGGAAAAGTTATTACTACTGATGAAGACATAGAAAAGACTAAAGAGGTTGAAACGATAACAATTCCTTTAGATTAA
- a CDS encoding N-acyl homoserine lactonase family protein has translation MSVNKIYLLDQGKISADLAWFLPTPMTEEEMRNPKPRSWTDVSIMSAVIEHKDGIILFDTGISEKVKEKWPQIALSVFPVTKFSDENRMENQLRQIGLKPEDIHFIVFSHLHLDHTGNLDLFKSAKPAVIVHEKELKYSLLNVWLNKPVPYLLKDLEILREMNVVPMSTDYLELLPGVELYLFGGHTPGSIILKVRTQNDNNYIFTGDFIHLPDELDFESKGWLLGNAEEYYTRIRLLKALMKLPRTNVIITHDPKLWDKYPKAPKELK, from the coding sequence ATGAGTGTAAATAAAATCTATCTTCTCGATCAAGGGAAAATAAGTGCAGATTTGGCGTGGTTTTTACCAACGCCCATGACTGAAGAGGAAATGAGAAATCCTAAGCCGAGAAGTTGGACAGATGTTAGCATTATGAGCGCTGTTATAGAACATAAAGATGGGATAATACTTTTTGATACCGGTATATCAGAGAAGGTAAAGGAGAAATGGCCGCAAATAGCCCTAAGTGTCTTCCCAGTTACTAAGTTTTCTGATGAAAATAGAATGGAAAACCAGTTAAGACAAATAGGACTTAAACCAGAGGATATTCACTTTATAGTATTTTCTCATTTACATTTAGATCACACTGGGAATTTAGATCTTTTCAAAAGTGCTAAACCGGCGGTAATAGTCCACGAAAAGGAATTGAAATATTCGTTATTAAACGTATGGTTAAATAAGCCAGTCCCATATTTACTTAAGGACCTTGAAATATTAAGGGAGATGAATGTAGTCCCAATGTCAACTGATTACTTAGAGCTGTTACCAGGAGTTGAGTTATATTTATTCGGCGGACATACACCTGGATCCATTATTCTAAAGGTAAGAACTCAAAATGATAACAATTACATATTTACGGGAGACTTCATACATCTCCCTGATGAATTAGATTTCGAAAGTAAGGGATGGCTTTTAGGAAACGCAGAAGAATATTATACTAGAATAAGGTTACTTAAAGCCTTAATGAAGTTACCGAGAACTAACGTTATAATAACTCACGATCCTAAATTATGGGATAAATATCCTAAAGCTCCCAAGGAGTTAAAATGA
- a CDS encoding helix-turn-helix domain-containing protein: protein MEKFSVLSIDLFHPDCWTSITDKYEVNVKLLSQSFDDDNFFSSRVLILGRDSKVLINEMRSSKNVKVIKVYSMDKGAFVVDFIYPKRNAISNLLHETNSIVISHRIMDGIEKWKIVANVSSIPKILQNLEKNSNLINFKEIKLSELRKLMDKLTNRNMEILKIAYERGLFDYPRQCKLTSISEEIGIKPNTLIYHIRKAEKLLLEILLDEYYSLL, encoded by the coding sequence ATGGAAAAATTTTCAGTATTGTCAATTGACCTTTTTCATCCAGATTGCTGGACTTCTATAACGGATAAATATGAGGTTAACGTTAAGCTCTTATCCCAGAGTTTCGATGATGATAATTTCTTTTCATCAAGGGTTCTAATACTAGGCAGGGATTCTAAGGTGTTAATTAACGAGATGAGATCTTCGAAAAACGTTAAGGTAATCAAGGTATATTCAATGGATAAGGGAGCCTTTGTAGTAGACTTCATTTACCCTAAAAGGAACGCCATTTCTAACTTACTTCACGAAACAAACTCTATTGTAATATCCCATAGGATTATGGACGGGATTGAAAAGTGGAAAATTGTTGCCAATGTTTCTTCTATACCAAAGATTTTACAAAACCTAGAAAAAAACTCGAATTTAATAAATTTTAAAGAAATTAAGTTAAGTGAATTGAGAAAGTTAATGGACAAATTAACTAATAGAAACATGGAAATACTTAAGATAGCATATGAAAGGGGGTTATTTGATTACCCTAGGCAGTGTAAGTTAACTTCAATAAGTGAAGAAATAGGGATTAAGCCAAATACCCTTATATATCATATAAGGAAAGCTGAAAAGTTATTATTGGAAATTTTATTAGATGAGTATTATAGCTTATTATGA
- a CDS encoding IS6 family transposase produces METRWKVPVLTQIILILMEYINFKPRFYARSEVALALAMYLAGLSSWRAILPHSTLLYDYRKFSNVKYVVPLSGKYAVDETKVLTVRGEYYYVWVVRDVVTRGIPFFMVTSLRSGLHVLIILVKMREVEELASRYFKRVDQVVYLHDGASIYNAFNWYNVNHEKVTFEERDYAEQGFRTTKHRISSMDKHFPWNSNRFTITRWLSTFFLIYNLLYTPVYLLDKGVIINVNISNE; encoded by the coding sequence ATGGAAACCAGATGGAAAGTTCCCGTGCTCACCCAAATTATACTAATCTTAATGGAGTATATTAATTTTAAGCCTAGGTTTTATGCTAGGAGTGAGGTTGCACTTGCTTTGGCAATGTATTTGGCTGGTTTGTCCTCTTGGAGGGCTATTTTGCCCCACTCTACCTTACTCTACGATTATAGGAAGTTTAGTAATGTTAAGTATGTTGTTCCCTTGAGTGGTAAGTATGCTGTTGATGAGACTAAGGTTCTTACTGTGAGGGGTGAGTATTATTATGTTTGGGTTGTTAGGGATGTTGTGACTAGGGGGATACCTTTCTTCATGGTTACTAGTTTGAGGAGTGGTTTGCATGTTTTAATTATTCTTGTGAAGATGAGGGAAGTTGAGGAGTTGGCTAGTAGGTATTTCAAGAGGGTTGATCAAGTGGTTTACTTGCATGATGGGGCGTCAATATATAATGCTTTCAACTGGTATAATGTTAATCATGAAAAGGTGACATTTGAGGAAAGGGATTACGCAGAACAAGGATTCAGAACAACAAAACATAGGATATCATCAATGGACAAGCACTTCCCATGGAATTCAAATAGATTCACGATTACCCGTTGGCTCTCAACGTTCTTCTTAATATACAACCTACTTTACACTCCAGTGTATTTACTGGACAAGGGGGTGATAATAAATGTAAATATTTCAAATGAATGA